The following nucleotide sequence is from Bradyrhizobium roseum.
CTCGTCGTGATTGCCCGGCACGTAGATGACTTTGGCGCCCTTGCGCGCCTTGCGCAGCATCTTCTGCACGAAGTCGTTGTGCGATTGCGGCCAGTACCAGCTCGATTTCAACGCCCAGCCATCGACGATGTCGCCGACGAGATAGATGGTATCGGCGTCGTGGCTTCTCAGGAAATCCAGCAGGCGGTCGGCTTGCGATCCGCGGGCTCCGAGATGGACGTCGGAGATGAACAAGGTGCGAAAACGCCGTTCAGGGCTGTCTTCACTCAAAGAGTCACTACCCATACCTGTCCCCTGACAGATTTTTGTGACAGGGCGATGACTAGTTCACGCGACCCATAGCCCCACGAGAATCATTGTCGCGCCCCGCAGATTGCGGATACCAGCGCGATGCGACAGGCAGGCGACATCGGCGAGGCAACATTTCGGTGGCGTCGCTGCGAGCGGAGGGACGACGAGAGATAAATCAATAGAACTTGTGAAAATGATGGATCGGGCCGTGGCCGTGGCCGACGCTGAAGCGATCGGCTGCCGCGATCGCGACGCTAACCCAGGCCTTGGCGTTGCGCACGGCGGTCGTCATGTCCTCCCCCTTTGCCAGCCCCGCGGCGATCGCCGAGGAGAGCGAGCAGCCGGTGCCGTGGGTATTTTTGGTGGCGACGCGCGGCGCGGCGAGCGCCGTGACGCCGGACGCGTCGATCAGATAGTCGATGCTCTCGGCACCCTGCCCATGGCCGCCCTTGATCAGCACCGTCTTGCAGCCGAGCGCCAGCAATCGCCTGCCCTGTTGTTCGACGGCGGCATCGTCCTTCGCCACGCCTTCGCCGAGCAGGTCGGCGGCTTCCGGCAGGTTGGGCGTGATCACCGACGCCAGCGGAATGAGTTTTGTGCGCAGCGCGTCGACGGCCTCCGCCGCGAGCAGCCGGTCGCCCGAGGTTGCGACCATCACGGGATCGAGCACGACGTGTCTTGGCGACCAGCGCTTCAACCCCGCGACGATGGCATCGATGACAGGCGGATGCGCGACCATGCCGATCTTGACCGCCCCCACCGCCAGATCGGAAAACACCGCGTCGATCTGCGCGGTGACGAACTCGGCCGGCACCTGGTGGATGCCGCTGACGCCCGTCGTGTTCTGCGCGGTCAGCGCCGTGATCACCGAGGCGCCGTAGACGCCGAGCGCTGCGAACGTCTTGAGGTCGGCCTGGATGCCGGCGCCGCCAGAGGAATCCGAACCGGCGATGGTCAGCGCAATCGGCGTGGTCATCGAAAGTCTCGTCGAAATGAGGGGTTGAGGGCCATACCTCGTTGTTGGCCTGTCCTAGCGCGGCCCGCCATGGGCAGCAAGCCGGCTTGCCTTTGGCTTGCCTTGGAGCGTCGTTTTTGGCCTATTGGGGCAAATTTTCCGGAGACGACAGCGATGGTTCCCTTCTTCGTTCAGTTCAAATGCAAGCTCGGCCAGTCCTACGCCGTCGCCAACGCGCTCGCCGAGGCGGAGATCGCCTCGGAGATCTATTCGACCGCCGGCGATTACGATCTGCTGGTCAAGTTCTACGTCGACAACGACACCGACATCGGCCACTTCGTCAACGAGAAGGTGCAGGTGATTCCGGGTATCCAGGACACCCACACCATCATCACCTTCAAGGCGTTCGGCACCGGCTAGCCTCATAACCCTCTACCCCGCATCGACTTAGCCTGCCGCGGCCACGCTCCGCCGGCCTCTGGGAGCGCCCGTCTTGTCCGAAACAACCGTCACTTCTGCCCGGCTGCGGGATTTCATTCAGCAGGCACTCATTGCGGTGGGCCTGCCGGACGCCGATGCGGCGGCGGTCGCGGAGCTGATGGCAGCGGCCGACCTGCAGGGGTCCGATGGCCACGGCGTCAGCCGGTTGCCGCAATATGTCAGGCGCATCAAGGCCGGCGGCGTCAACGTCCGGCCCAACATCGATGTGGTGCACGCACATGCCGCGACCGCCGTCTTGAACGGCGACAACGGCATGGGCCACCTCGTGATGAAACGCGCGGCCGAGATGGCGATCGAAAAGGCGCGCACCACCGGCATCGGCTGGGTCAACTCGCAATTCTCCAACCACGCCGGCCCCGCCTCGCTCTATGCCACGATGCCGCTCGCCCATGACATGATCGGGCTCTATTTCGCGGTCGGCAACGCCAACCATCTGCCGCCCTGGGGCGGCCTCGACATGCTGCTGTCGACCAACCCGATCGCCGCCGCGATCCCGGCCGGCGAGGAGAACCCTGTCGTGCTCGACATGGCGACGACGGTCGCCGCCTACGGCAAGGTTAAAACAAAAGCGTTGCGCGGCGAGACCATGCCGGAGGGCTGGATGATCGACCGCGCGGGCAAGCCGCTGACCGATCCGAAGCGCGCCGACGAAGGCATGCTGCTGCCGCTCGGCGGCATGGAGGCCGGCTACAAGGGTTACGGCCTGGCGATGATCATCGGCCTGCTCGCGGGCACGCTCGGCGGCGCAGCGATGGGCCGCGACGTCATCGACTTCAACCACGACGACGACAGCGTCACCAACACCGGCCAGGCGATCGCCGCGATCAACGTCGCGGCCTTCGGCGACGTCGCCACGTTCAAGCGAAGCGTCGATGCGCTGGTGCGCGACTTCCGCAACAGCCAGCGGATGCCCGGGGTGGACCGCATCTGGGTGCCCGGCGAACGCAGCCACGAAACGCGGCTCAGGCGAATGAGCCACGGCATTCCCCTGGCCGCCGCGCTGCGGAAGGGATTGGACCAGGTCGCCGACGAGCTCGGGTTAGCGCGGCTGTAGGCCTGGTGCGACCCCGCGGCCATA
It contains:
- the thiD gene encoding bifunctional hydroxymethylpyrimidine kinase/phosphomethylpyrimidine kinase, with the translated sequence MTTPIALTIAGSDSSGGAGIQADLKTFAALGVYGASVITALTAQNTTGVSGIHQVPAEFVTAQIDAVFSDLAVGAVKIGMVAHPPVIDAIVAGLKRWSPRHVVLDPVMVATSGDRLLAAEAVDALRTKLIPLASVITPNLPEAADLLGEGVAKDDAAVEQQGRRLLALGCKTVLIKGGHGQGAESIDYLIDASGVTALAAPRVATKNTHGTGCSLSSAIAAGLAKGEDMTTAVRNAKAWVSVAIAAADRFSVGHGHGPIHHFHKFY
- a CDS encoding Lrp/AsnC ligand binding domain-containing protein — protein: MVPFFVQFKCKLGQSYAVANALAEAEIASEIYSTAGDYDLLVKFYVDNDTDIGHFVNEKVQVIPGIQDTHTIITFKAFGTG
- a CDS encoding Ldh family oxidoreductase yields the protein MSETTVTSARLRDFIQQALIAVGLPDADAAAVAELMAAADLQGSDGHGVSRLPQYVRRIKAGGVNVRPNIDVVHAHAATAVLNGDNGMGHLVMKRAAEMAIEKARTTGIGWVNSQFSNHAGPASLYATMPLAHDMIGLYFAVGNANHLPPWGGLDMLLSTNPIAAAIPAGEENPVVLDMATTVAAYGKVKTKALRGETMPEGWMIDRAGKPLTDPKRADEGMLLPLGGMEAGYKGYGLAMIIGLLAGTLGGAAMGRDVIDFNHDDDSVTNTGQAIAAINVAAFGDVATFKRSVDALVRDFRNSQRMPGVDRIWVPGERSHETRLRRMSHGIPLAAALRKGLDQVADELGLARL